Proteins from one Penicillium digitatum chromosome 2, complete sequence genomic window:
- a CDS encoding Phosphotransmitter protein Ypd1, putative, which yields MAPADTKKAETAKQGPPRLSDYKEILDESTFEQILEMDDDEEDRDFSKSIVYGFFDQAESTYKKIQKEIDAKNLDELSSLGHFLKGSSATLGLIKVKDGCEKIQNFGAHKDETGIIDQPDTEVCLKAIKKTLDEVEVEYRKVEKLLRRYYGEDVKEEEEKPEQEKVKEQNEEEKPEEETKKETNEIKETKEPTKEASE from the exons ATGGCACCAGCCGATACCAAAAAGGCCGAGACG GCCAAGCAGGGTCCGCCCAGACTCTCTGATTATAAAGAAATCCTCGACGAAAGCACATTCGAACAGATCCTTGAGATggacgatgacgaggaggatcGTGACTTTAGCAAGAGCATCGTGTACGGTTTCTTTGACCAGGCCGAGAGCACCTACAAGAAGATTCAGAAGGAAAT AGATGCCAAGAACCTTGATGAACTGTCTTCCCTTGGTCACTTCCTTAAGGGTTCCTCGGCCACACTGGGCCTTATCAAGGTCAAGGACGGCTGCGAGAAGATCCAAAATTTTGGTGCCCACAAAGATGAGACAGGCATCATTGATCAACCAGACACGGAGGTCTGCCTCAAGGCTATCAAAAAGACTCTGGATGAAGTTGAGGTCGAATATCGCAAGGTCGAGAAGCTCCTCCGCCGATACTACGGCGAGGATGtgaaggaggaagaagagaagccAGAACAGGAAAAGGTTAAGGAGCAAaacgaggaagaaaagccCGAGGAAGAGACCAAGAAGGAGACCAATGAGATCAAGGAGACTAAGGAGCCCACCAAGGAAGCCTCGGAATAA
- a CDS encoding Phosphatase-like protein (PTPLA), putative, whose product MASTKTSSAPRSGSSGLTKAYLFTYNTLNFLAWGTCVVYTASLLPDHVSTKTLPKVFGQTFSPLLLATQSLALLEVVHSVLGLVRAPFMTTAMQVSSRLLLVWGIMAQFGGEIVGAGRNTQLGDYAYLGCVFAWGITEVIRYGFFAITLSGNSVPSWWTWLRYNTFYIFYPIGISSECTLIFHALGPAGELNPLFRYLLIAILVIYVPGSYVLYTHMISQRRKIMRGKKRAD is encoded by the exons ATGGCCTCCACCAAAACATCAAGCGCCCCGCGCTCCGGCTCCTCGGGCCTAACAAAAGCCTACCTCTTCACCTACAACACCCTCAATTTCCTCGCCTGGGGCACCTGTGTCGTCTACACAGCCTCCCTCCTCCCAGACCATGTCTCGACCAAAACTCTTCCGAAGGTCTTCGGCCAGACTTTCTCTCCGTTATTGCTGGCCACGCAGTCCCTCGCTTTGTTAGAAGTCGTACACAGCGTGTTAGGCCTCGTGCGCGCGCCGTTCATGACAACTGCCATGCAGGTTTCTAGCCGGCTGCTGCTGGTGTGGGGGATTATGGCACAGTTTGGTGGGGAGATTGTTGGTGCTGGGCGGAATACCCAGTTGGGTGATTATGCGTATCTGGGATGTGTTTTTGCTTGGGGCATTACGGAGGTTATCCGCTATGGATTCTTTGCTATTACCTTGTCTGGGAACTCGGTTCCGAGCTGGTGGACGTGGTTACG ATACAACACTTTCTACATCTTCTACCCCATTGGCATCTCTAGCGAGTGCACGCTTATCTTCCATGCCCTTGGTCCTGCCGGCGAGCTGAACCCGCTTTTCCGTTACCTGCTGATTGCGATTCTCGTGATCTACGTGCCTG GATCTTATGTCCTATACACGCACATGATTTCCCAAAGACGCAAGATCATGCGCGGCAAGAAGAGAGCTGACTAG
- a CDS encoding Glucose-repressible protein Grg1, whose protein sequence is METAKNAVNYVSETLQGGAAQASKETNKHVAKDSDASLGSRASAAKDAVVDKKDETSHNTKADVHKEATKH, encoded by the exons ATGGAGACCGCCAAG AACGCCGTCAACTACGTTTCGGAGACCCTTCAGGGTGGTGCTGCACAGGCATCAAAGGAGACCAACAAGCATGTCGCCAAGGACTCTGATGCCAGCTTGGGCAGCCGAGCTAGCGCCGCAAAGGATGCCGTTGTCGACAAAAAGGACGAGACATCCCACAACACCAAGGCTGATGTCCACAAGG AGGCCACTAAGCACTAA